The Thalassotalea psychrophila genome window below encodes:
- a CDS encoding mannitol dehydrogenase family protein, producing MTLVQTKLSKDTMMQLARTSAIAIPTYDRESTEIGIVHLGPGAFHRAHQAVYTENAMNFSGGHWGICGVSLRSATAQEVLKKQDYLYTLAILDKSTSYQVIGAIKEVLVANKQSDEVIFRLSTATTKLVTLTVTEKGYCLAADGSLDLNHDDIKHDLANPEKPISAIGFIVEALKLRKLNGVKAFNVLSCDNVSGNGDKLRRAVLDYAAQFDHNLQLWIANNVAFPNAMVDSITPKTERYTVDSVSKAINAQDNWPIQREEFSQWVIDNNWQGERPDWEKVGVIFTDDVKGFEKAKLRLLNCLHSTLAYCGSLASFVTVFEATSDEGFYQFICKLAADEIIGSFVPPKELDVNIYANEIIQRFLNPSIRHLLAQIAWDGSQKLQMRILPIIRDNIKLDRSTTLLCFSLASWFEFISRAVKNNEEIVDPMADIFYQTAEILSDDTTKVVTGFLSIDAIFEQDLVNNVIIKKQLIKHLTSIRNTPAKKLSTLVNSL from the coding sequence ATGACATTAGTTCAAACAAAGTTATCCAAAGACACAATGATGCAACTAGCACGCACATCAGCTATCGCCATCCCAACATACGATAGAGAAAGTACTGAAATTGGTATCGTTCATCTGGGCCCAGGTGCTTTTCATCGGGCTCATCAAGCAGTATATACCGAAAATGCGATGAATTTTTCTGGTGGACATTGGGGCATTTGTGGCGTATCACTACGCAGTGCAACCGCTCAAGAGGTGTTAAAAAAACAAGACTACTTATATACACTGGCTATTTTAGACAAAAGCACCAGTTATCAAGTTATCGGTGCAATAAAAGAAGTTTTAGTGGCCAATAAGCAAAGTGATGAAGTTATTTTTAGACTCTCCACAGCAACTACCAAACTTGTCACCCTTACCGTTACAGAAAAAGGCTATTGCTTAGCTGCTGACGGCTCATTGGATTTAAACCATGACGACATCAAACATGATTTAGCCAATCCAGAGAAGCCAATCAGTGCTATTGGCTTTATTGTCGAAGCACTCAAGCTAAGAAAACTTAACGGTGTAAAAGCCTTTAATGTTTTAAGCTGCGATAACGTTTCTGGTAATGGTGATAAACTTCGTCGCGCCGTATTAGATTATGCTGCGCAATTTGATCATAATCTTCAGTTGTGGATTGCGAACAACGTCGCCTTCCCCAATGCGATGGTTGACAGTATTACTCCTAAAACTGAACGTTATACCGTTGATTCTGTTTCAAAAGCCATTAATGCCCAAGATAACTGGCCAATACAAAGAGAAGAATTCAGCCAATGGGTTATCGATAACAACTGGCAAGGTGAACGGCCTGACTGGGAAAAAGTAGGGGTAATATTTACCGATGATGTTAAAGGATTTGAAAAAGCAAAATTAAGATTACTCAATTGCTTGCACTCAACTTTAGCCTACTGTGGATCTTTAGCGAGCTTTGTAACCGTATTTGAAGCCACCAGTGACGAAGGCTTTTATCAATTTATTTGCAAACTTGCTGCTGATGAAATTATTGGTTCTTTTGTACCTCCAAAAGAATTGGATGTAAATATCTATGCCAATGAAATCATACAACGCTTTTTAAATCCTTCGATTCGTCATTTATTAGCGCAAATTGCCTGGGATGGCTCACAGAAATTACAAATGCGAATATTACCGATCATTCGAGATAATATTAAACTCGACCGTTCTACTACATTACTTTGCTTTTCACTGGCAAGTTGGTTTGAATTTATCTCTCGGGCAGTAAAAAACAATGAAGAAATTGTTGACCCTATGGCCGATATATTTTACCAAACCGCTGAAATTCTAAGTGACGATACGACCAAAGTAGTGACTGGGTTTTTATCGATTGATGCAATCTTTGAACAAGACTTGGTCAATAACGTCATCATTAAAAAACAATTAATTAAGCACTTAACGAGCATACGTAATACCCCGGCGAAAAAGCTCAGCACGCTTGTAAATTCGCTTTAG
- a CDS encoding PspC domain-containing protein: MKLLDARAYGEPMEHSGKLTLGTSPFIAGVCDGLANQLTVGVFSVRLVFILFSFFLGGGLLAYLLLYILMPRHESVGDIRRKELKKTTNSLL; this comes from the coding sequence ATGAAATTGTTAGATGCTAGGGCATATGGAGAGCCAATGGAACACTCAGGTAAGTTAACACTAGGAACAAGTCCATTTATCGCAGGGGTTTGCGATGGATTAGCAAATCAATTAACGGTCGGCGTATTTTCTGTTCGATTAGTGTTTATATTATTTTCATTCTTTTTAGGAGGAGGTTTACTTGCCTACCTCTTGCTTTACATACTTATGCCGCGACATGAAAGTGTTGGTGATATTCGTAGAAAAGAGTTGAAAAAAACAACTAACAGCCTGTTGTGA
- a CDS encoding immunoglobulin-like domain-containing protein yields the protein MSNKFKYNKNHKASKLAGAITLALPLSLLSVGSANAAFPTFEDEEKYYNHVASSVPGKNLIVNPSLSIANCDEYEDAVKAAVSVACTGTDGKLWSWTEDLTSASGGKDNGEHYAPPGATVDIAKLGKLGKNKTAKLSEAIAVQGVSEIYVEFYLLHNDLNGDEGAKSEVNLVLDGAVIPITEYTVHNTKDFTAWAYTVDANDGLTLVDGKYTGSVNVEFINSNTNKTLFDNVFLSTDVVIPPAFINTPPVISGAANVTVPSSSLDSALITDTSIVDFLAAVSASDVDDGTLTVTNDAPDVFPLSDTVVTFTVTDNNGSTVTEQATVTVVDTAPVMTLNGNASVFTQQNITYEDQGATAVDNVDGDITENIVTTGTVDTATLGTYTITYTVSDGVNPDVVKTRTVNVGGLDTDGDGVSDDDDDFKLDAAASVDTDGDGFPDAWNENKSADDSTTGLSLDTDIDGDGVLNENDADPFVAVAQADDLDRDGVHDDVDTDGVNITDAATALEAAILANGAISLDATDIDTDIIPVVTAFVSQVLADANVTDVAIDAISGDAIRRSGSHELMVDLINTVGSLTSFDLVLNITPNVTIPQTVWVKADEEIAINLTLSGDAISYPVTFDYRFERIVDETVVEADENAEADLDANLIEAGALSIESGQAHMLKLPGQMDGGYQVVFSEGIDRNAAIVGNAVTVINAVENIAPALDFALRNDDSVVTVLDQTATDAEIAITITDVDMFTEHNVVVTLNGEEVFTAINDINNPVILVPLDIATLGAGEHELQVVITEIATDELYSTPLTIPLTILAALPVLEDTIQVELEDGSFEDVIVDTDGDGISDAEEGFGDSDSDGIADYLDGTNGVNEQTLSVAVVTTDDNGEEVVTIEETSITVEDGLTIAIGDTLKALESGLSADIGAEVSVENYAEVLQVTNDAKAVVEASLEDVRGFLIPLVDFKIKGVDAGATVNMNIKLPTALPKKSAYRKVQDDGTLVDFDTTNGDSIMSAMSDNQGDCPAADSADWQAGLVKGNDCVKVAIADGGPNDADGRVNGVIVDPAVLVEVKTAPATTVSADLSTIKSGDLVTLTASSANPEGDELTYTWVETSGADITLTGADSKVATFTAPNANATLTFELTVSGPFEPTTTSLSVDVTKANNDSGGSLGTSALLLLAGLIGLRRRVKRS from the coding sequence ATGTCGAATAAATTTAAATATAATAAAAACCATAAGGCTAGTAAGCTTGCGGGGGCGATAACGCTGGCTTTACCACTTTCCCTGTTGTCTGTTGGCTCGGCAAATGCGGCTTTTCCGACATTTGAGGACGAAGAGAAATATTACAACCATGTTGCTTCAAGCGTGCCAGGTAAAAATTTAATTGTTAACCCGTCTCTTAGTATTGCGAATTGTGACGAATATGAAGATGCGGTTAAAGCTGCCGTTTCTGTTGCTTGTACAGGTACAGACGGAAAATTGTGGAGCTGGACGGAAGACTTAACCTCTGCATCAGGAGGAAAAGATAATGGTGAGCATTATGCTCCTCCAGGAGCAACTGTTGATATTGCTAAATTGGGTAAACTGGGTAAAAATAAAACAGCCAAACTAAGCGAAGCTATCGCTGTACAAGGTGTTAGCGAAATTTATGTTGAATTTTACTTACTTCATAATGACTTAAACGGCGACGAGGGGGCAAAGTCTGAAGTTAACTTGGTACTCGATGGTGCCGTTATTCCTATAACAGAGTATACAGTTCATAATACAAAGGACTTTACAGCATGGGCTTATACTGTTGATGCTAATGATGGACTCACATTAGTTGATGGCAAGTATACCGGTTCAGTTAACGTCGAATTTATTAATTCTAACACTAATAAAACACTTTTCGATAATGTCTTTTTAAGTACCGATGTAGTTATTCCTCCTGCATTTATTAATACTCCTCCTGTGATAAGTGGTGCAGCTAATGTTACGGTGCCTTCTTCAAGCCTTGACAGTGCTTTAATTACTGATACGAGCATCGTTGACTTTTTAGCCGCGGTGAGTGCGAGCGATGTTGATGACGGTACGCTTACCGTTACCAACGATGCCCCTGATGTTTTCCCCTTGAGTGATACAGTAGTTACCTTCACTGTTACCGATAATAATGGTAGTACGGTTACCGAGCAAGCAACCGTTACTGTTGTAGACACGGCGCCAGTAATGACCCTAAATGGTAATGCTTCTGTATTTACCCAACAAAATATCACTTATGAAGACCAAGGCGCTACCGCTGTAGATAATGTTGATGGAGATATCACCGAAAATATTGTTACTACTGGTACGGTTGATACAGCAACGCTGGGTACTTACACCATTACCTATACCGTCTCTGATGGGGTCAATCCTGATGTGGTGAAAACCCGTACAGTTAACGTTGGAGGGCTGGATACCGATGGCGATGGTGTTTCCGATGATGACGATGACTTCAAACTCGATGCCGCAGCCAGTGTAGACACGGATGGTGATGGCTTTCCAGATGCGTGGAATGAGAATAAAAGTGCCGATGATTCAACTACAGGCCTTAGCTTAGATACCGATATCGATGGTGACGGCGTATTAAATGAAAATGATGCCGATCCCTTTGTCGCTGTTGCTCAGGCAGACGATCTCGATAGAGACGGTGTCCATGATGATGTTGATACCGATGGGGTGAATATTACAGATGCTGCCACAGCGTTAGAAGCGGCTATTTTAGCCAATGGCGCGATAAGTCTTGATGCCACAGACATTGACACAGATATTATTCCAGTTGTTACCGCCTTTGTTAGCCAGGTATTAGCTGATGCGAATGTAACTGACGTCGCCATTGATGCTATTAGCGGTGATGCGATAAGACGATCAGGATCTCATGAGCTAATGGTAGACCTTATTAACACCGTCGGCTCTTTGACGTCTTTTGACCTAGTATTGAACATCACGCCGAATGTGACTATTCCGCAAACTGTATGGGTAAAAGCCGATGAAGAGATTGCCATTAACCTGACTTTATCTGGTGATGCAATATCATACCCAGTAACCTTTGATTACCGATTCGAAAGAATCGTCGATGAAACTGTTGTAGAAGCTGATGAAAATGCAGAAGCTGATTTGGATGCAAATTTGATTGAAGCAGGTGCTTTATCAATTGAATCAGGTCAGGCGCATATGTTGAAGCTACCAGGACAAATGGATGGCGGTTATCAAGTGGTATTCTCTGAAGGTATTGATAGGAACGCGGCCATTGTTGGCAATGCAGTTACTGTAATTAATGCGGTAGAAAATATTGCTCCGGCATTAGATTTTGCTCTAAGAAATGATGATTCAGTGGTTACTGTACTCGACCAAACTGCAACTGATGCAGAAATTGCTATCACTATCACCGATGTTGATATGTTCACTGAGCATAACGTGGTAGTTACCCTAAATGGCGAAGAAGTGTTTACAGCCATCAATGATATTAATAACCCAGTGATCCTTGTTCCCCTTGATATAGCAACATTAGGTGCAGGTGAACACGAGTTGCAAGTTGTAATAACTGAAATTGCAACCGATGAGTTATATAGTACTCCACTAACCATTCCATTGACTATTTTAGCTGCCTTACCTGTGCTAGAAGACACCATCCAAGTTGAGCTAGAGGATGGTAGCTTTGAAGACGTAATTGTTGATACAGATGGTGATGGTATCTCGGATGCAGAAGAAGGTTTTGGTGATAGCGATAGTGACGGCATTGCCGACTACCTAGATGGCACAAATGGTGTTAATGAGCAAACTCTTTCTGTCGCTGTTGTTACTACCGATGATAATGGAGAAGAGGTAGTAACAATAGAGGAAACTAGCATCACGGTTGAAGATGGCTTAACCATTGCGATTGGTGATACCTTAAAAGCGTTGGAGTCAGGTTTATCTGCTGATATTGGTGCTGAAGTAAGCGTTGAAAACTATGCTGAAGTGTTGCAAGTAACTAATGATGCTAAAGCAGTTGTTGAAGCTTCGTTAGAGGATGTTAGAGGGTTCTTGATTCCTTTAGTTGACTTTAAAATAAAAGGTGTTGATGCGGGCGCTACGGTGAACATGAACATCAAACTACCTACTGCGCTACCGAAAAAATCTGCTTACCGTAAAGTTCAAGACGACGGAACGTTAGTCGACTTTGATACCACTAATGGTGACTCTATCATGTCGGCAATGAGTGATAATCAGGGGGACTGTCCTGCAGCTGATTCAGCTGATTGGCAAGCAGGATTAGTTAAAGGTAACGATTGCGTGAAAGTTGCCATTGCTGATGGTGGCCCTAATGATGCGGATGGTAGAGTCAACGGTGTTATTGTTGACCCGGCAGTTTTAGTTGAGGTGAAGACTGCGCCAGCAACGACAGTAAGTGCTGATTTGTCTACTATTAAATCTGGTGATTTAGTTACATTAACGGCAAGCTCAGCCAATCCCGAAGGCGACGAACTAACTTACACTTGGGTCGAAACTTCCGGTGCAGATATAACGCTTACTGGCGCTGATAGCAAAGTAGCAACCTTTACCGCCCCTAATGCTAATGCTACGTTAACGTTCGAACTTACCGTGAGTGGTCCATTTGAACCAACTACGACAAGCTTGTCAGTAGATGTTACCAAGGCTAATAACGACAGTGGTGGTAGCTTAGGTACCAGCGCGTTATTGCTCTTAGCTGGTTTGATTGGTTTGCGTAGAAGAGTAAAGCGTAGCTAA
- a CDS encoding DUF4386 family protein — protein sequence MNIDNSFRKLTAIFAITAGVLALLSLVVGLSGVNYDFEVFSDTSSLIAAGSTAGNAIRWSYWFNMLGNYLLLIPLALLLFQWLKSVNSSFAELYTLSGLIYLILGATGSAILAATWPFLIDQFEVASTAAREFLVIEFQVVNAIAEKGLHGVLQNLAGAIWFLGIGYLLRSKHMGVGNFAFAIGVFLVLNTVGNVFNIEALSLLGLTANILLGPIWSILIGIFLIKGNLE from the coding sequence ATGAATATTGATAACTCGTTTCGAAAGTTAACCGCCATTTTTGCCATTACGGCTGGTGTACTTGCCCTTCTCAGCCTGGTCGTTGGTTTGTCCGGTGTTAACTATGATTTTGAGGTTTTTTCAGATACGTCTTCCCTGATTGCGGCTGGTTCGACGGCAGGGAATGCTATTCGCTGGAGTTACTGGTTTAATATGCTAGGCAATTATCTCCTACTTATTCCGCTCGCTCTATTACTTTTCCAGTGGCTTAAATCGGTCAATTCTTCCTTTGCAGAATTGTATACTCTCAGTGGATTGATTTATCTTATCCTGGGCGCTACCGGATCAGCGATCTTAGCAGCCACATGGCCTTTTCTAATTGACCAATTTGAAGTCGCTTCAACAGCAGCCAGGGAATTTCTTGTAATTGAATTTCAAGTGGTTAACGCTATTGCGGAAAAGGGCCTTCATGGCGTCCTTCAAAACCTAGCTGGTGCAATCTGGTTCCTTGGTATTGGGTACCTGCTCCGTTCAAAACACATGGGCGTCGGGAACTTCGCTTTTGCAATCGGTGTGTTTTTGGTTCTCAATACCGTTGGGAACGTTTTCAATATTGAAGCCTTAAGCCTGCTTGGCCTTACTGCTAATATTCTTCTTGGCCCCATCTGGTCTATATTGATTGGTATTTTTCTTATCAAAGGTAACTTGGAGTAA
- a CDS encoding sugar kinase produces the protein MADIAIIGEVMLEFSPLTGKDFTLGVSGDTYNSACTLAGLEISTTYITSLGEGQSADIIRQHAYHRHVHLLEPQAVKNKSPGLYMISNDETGERFFDYWRNDSAAKALLNNENLLLPLLKQVEKHGYLYFSGITLALMNDSCRSMFQQFLLDYRLQGGKVIFDPNYRSKLWLNKAAAISATDEIQAYVDIYLPGFEEEECLFGSTSPDGAVKRLLTTGVDEVVIKNGPENCILINNDHVENVEVTPSTDVVDTTGAGDTFNGGYIGARLSGLNPIDAINFAAKAASKILMIKGGVLQSKQLSELKASLNSKIGMTL, from the coding sequence ATGGCTGATATTGCTATTATTGGCGAAGTAATGCTTGAGTTTTCTCCTTTGACTGGCAAAGACTTTACCTTAGGGGTCTCTGGTGATACCTATAATTCAGCCTGCACTCTCGCTGGGCTTGAGATAAGCACCACCTACATCACCAGTTTAGGTGAAGGGCAATCAGCAGATATTATTCGTCAGCATGCCTATCACCGACACGTTCATTTACTGGAGCCGCAAGCCGTCAAGAATAAATCTCCTGGCCTTTATATGATCAGCAATGATGAAACCGGTGAGCGTTTTTTTGATTATTGGCGCAATGATTCGGCAGCAAAAGCTTTATTGAATAATGAGAACTTACTATTGCCGTTATTGAAACAAGTTGAAAAACACGGTTACCTCTACTTTTCAGGTATCACCTTGGCACTGATGAACGATTCGTGTCGTTCGATGTTCCAGCAATTTTTGCTTGATTACAGGCTTCAAGGGGGGAAAGTCATTTTTGATCCCAATTATCGTTCTAAATTGTGGCTAAACAAAGCAGCAGCCATTAGCGCTACTGATGAAATACAAGCGTATGTAGATATTTATTTGCCCGGATTTGAGGAAGAAGAGTGTCTATTTGGCTCTACATCACCTGACGGTGCGGTTAAGCGCTTATTAACCACTGGGGTTGATGAGGTTGTGATAAAAAATGGTCCTGAAAATTGCATTTTAATCAATAACGATCACGTTGAAAATGTCGAGGTAACGCCTTCAACAGACGTTGTTGATACTACAGGTGCAGGTGATACCTTTAATGGTGGTTATATTGGCGCACGCTTATCAGGCCTTAATCCTATTGATGCAATAAACTTTGCAGCTAAAGCCGCAAGTAAAATATTAATGATTAAAGGTGGTGTACTTCAATCGAAACAATTGTCTGAATTAAAAGCAAGCCTAAACAGTAAAATTGGTATGACACTTTGA
- the uxuA gene encoding mannonate dehydratase has protein sequence MRESWRWFGPNDPVTIADIRQTGATDIVSALHAIATGEVWPEQDIVAHQQLIEQHNEPKSSLVWSVVESIPVHEDIKLGRDNHQRYVDSWIASMENLAKCGIKTICYNFMPVIDWTRTDLKFQLPNGAYALRFDQQKFAAFDLFILKRENAEADYSDEELAQAKSIFSLMSADDIALLTKNIIAGLPGKMTDAYTIDNFRNMLAMYKDISKDILRKNLFSFLSQVLPVAEKLGVKLAIHPDDPPRDMLGLPRIICTSADLELLFSALPSPANGITLCVGTYGSRPDNDLPAMAKQYGSRIHFAHLRGVSRDEDEQRSFYEAEHLDSGVDMVGIISALLKEEKSRDISQSGDEIFIRPDHGHQMLDDINKSANPGYSCLGRLKGLAEIRGVIKALSVNFF, from the coding sequence ATGCGTGAATCTTGGCGTTGGTTTGGTCCCAATGATCCCGTAACAATTGCGGATATCAGACAAACGGGTGCAACTGATATTGTCAGCGCTTTACACGCTATAGCTACGGGTGAAGTTTGGCCTGAGCAGGACATTGTTGCGCATCAGCAGTTGATTGAACAGCATAATGAGCCGAAATCATCTTTAGTATGGTCGGTCGTTGAAAGTATCCCCGTTCATGAAGATATTAAGCTCGGGCGTGACAATCATCAACGCTACGTTGATAGTTGGATAGCATCGATGGAAAATCTGGCAAAGTGTGGTATTAAAACCATTTGTTATAACTTTATGCCAGTGATTGATTGGACTCGCACTGATTTAAAATTTCAACTGCCTAATGGTGCTTATGCCCTTAGGTTTGATCAACAAAAATTTGCCGCTTTTGATTTGTTTATTTTAAAGCGTGAAAATGCCGAAGCAGATTATAGTGATGAGGAGTTGGCACAAGCAAAATCAATTTTTTCTTTAATGTCAGCAGATGATATAGCCTTATTAACTAAGAATATTATTGCGGGTTTGCCCGGAAAGATGACCGATGCTTATACCATAGATAACTTTCGCAACATGTTGGCGATGTATAAAGATATCAGCAAGGATATTTTACGTAAAAATCTATTTTCGTTTTTATCACAAGTACTACCTGTCGCTGAAAAATTAGGGGTTAAGTTAGCTATTCACCCTGATGATCCACCAAGAGATATGCTCGGTTTACCACGTATTATTTGTACCTCTGCGGATCTGGAACTTCTCTTTTCAGCACTACCGAGCCCTGCCAATGGTATTACCTTATGTGTAGGTACTTACGGTAGCCGACCTGATAATGATTTGCCGGCAATGGCTAAACAATATGGCTCACGTATTCATTTTGCCCATCTAAGGGGGGTGAGTAGGGATGAAGATGAACAACGTTCATTTTATGAAGCTGAGCACTTAGACAGCGGTGTTGATATGGTCGGGATAATATCAGCGTTATTAAAGGAAGAAAAATCGCGCGACATTAGCCAAAGTGGTGATGAAATATTCATACGGCCCGATCACGGTCATCAAATGTTGGACGATATTAATAAGTCAGCAAATCCCGGATATTCTTGCCTAGGTCGCTTAAAAGGCTTAGCAGAAATTCGTGGTGTGATTAAAGCATTGAGTGTCAATTTTTTCTAA
- the uxaC gene encoding glucuronate isomerase has product MIKKLVLHPDRLFSSDEKTREVARALYHKVKELPIISPHGHTDPSWFSKNLPFKNATELLIKPDHYVFRMLYSHGVTLEDLGLSSREGNDVETDDRKIWHILAEKYYLFRGTPSRMWLDTVFSEVFGFDVELCAATADHYYDTINAALATDAYRPRALFERFNIECLSTTESPLNDLTEHKTINNSNWNGRVISAYRPDPVVDPEFEGFVSAIKTFGELTSEDTSTFSGYLAAHRKRRAYFKATGVTSTDHGHPSAKTAYLEQNDIEALYALVISGEASPEQAELFRAHMLTEMACMSIEDGLVMQLHPGVSRNHNQSVFKRFGRDKGADIPLQTSYVEQLKPLLDKYGTDPQLTLILFTLDETSYSRELAPLAGHYPCLRLGPPWWFHDSPEGMRRFRQQTTETAGFYNTVGFNDDTRGFLSIPARHDVARRMDCNWLAELVCDHRLTLDEAEELAVELAYTLAKKAYKL; this is encoded by the coding sequence ATGATTAAAAAATTAGTACTACATCCCGACAGATTATTTTCTAGCGATGAAAAAACTCGAGAAGTTGCTCGGGCTTTATACCACAAGGTCAAAGAGCTACCTATTATCAGTCCTCATGGCCATACCGACCCGTCGTGGTTTTCTAAAAACCTGCCTTTTAAGAATGCAACCGAGTTGCTGATAAAGCCTGACCACTATGTATTTCGTATGTTATATAGTCATGGTGTCACATTAGAAGATTTAGGCCTTTCGAGCCGGGAAGGTAACGATGTTGAAACTGATGACCGAAAAATTTGGCATATCTTAGCTGAAAAATATTATTTATTTCGTGGTACGCCATCGAGAATGTGGCTTGATACGGTATTTTCTGAAGTTTTTGGCTTTGATGTTGAGTTGTGTGCTGCTACGGCAGATCACTATTACGATACCATTAATGCAGCGTTAGCTACCGATGCCTATCGACCTAGAGCATTGTTTGAACGTTTTAATATAGAGTGCCTATCTACGACAGAATCACCTTTAAACGATCTGACTGAGCACAAAACGATTAATAACAGCAACTGGAATGGCCGTGTTATTTCAGCTTATCGACCTGATCCGGTCGTAGACCCTGAATTTGAAGGTTTTGTTAGTGCAATTAAAACTTTTGGTGAGCTCACCAGTGAAGACACCTCGACATTTTCAGGCTATTTAGCAGCCCATAGAAAGCGTCGTGCTTATTTTAAAGCAACCGGAGTCACGTCAACAGATCACGGTCACCCAAGCGCTAAAACCGCCTACCTTGAACAAAATGATATAGAAGCGTTATATGCCTTGGTTATTTCAGGTGAGGCTTCCCCTGAGCAGGCAGAGTTATTCCGTGCCCATATGTTGACCGAAATGGCCTGCATGAGTATAGAAGATGGTTTAGTGATGCAACTACACCCAGGCGTTTCTCGTAATCATAATCAAAGCGTTTTCAAGCGTTTTGGCCGAGATAAGGGCGCTGATATCCCCCTGCAAACGAGTTATGTTGAACAATTAAAGCCCTTACTTGATAAATATGGCACTGACCCTCAATTGACGTTAATTTTATTCACCTTAGATGAAACATCTTATAGCCGAGAATTGGCACCTTTAGCCGGGCATTACCCTTGTTTACGTTTAGGCCCACCGTGGTGGTTTCATGATAGCCCTGAAGGAATGCGTCGATTTCGCCAGCAAACAACTGAAACAGCAGGGTTTTATAATACCGTTGGTTTTAATGATGATACCCGAGGCTTTTTATCTATTCCTGCCCGTCATGACGTAGCCCGAAGAATGGATTGCAACTGGTTGGCTGAACTCGTTTGTGATCATCGTCTAACATTAGACGAAGCAGAAGAACTTGCGGTTGAGTTAGCGTATACGCTAGCAAAAAAAGCATATAAATTGTAA